Proteins from a genomic interval of Clostridium scatologenes:
- a CDS encoding ABC transporter ATP-binding protein: MVIETENLSKIYENNKGCRNINISVAEGEIYGFLGPNGAGKSTFIKTIVGLLFPTSGTAHILGKPIGNMETKKKIGYLPELFKYQEWMTGLDLLSFHSSLYKLDKKASFTKIEEVLEIVNLKGAEKSKIGTYSKGMQQRIGIASALLCDPELLFLDEPTSALDPIGRKEVRDIMLKLKNIGKTVFLNSHLLSEVEMICDSAAIISKGNIIKQGKMNDLLEGNTILDIHVEDINNEILNKLEKFDEDMIFNGKNIKMHVKEDDEIHQIASLIITGGGKLYGLTPHRDSLEDLFIKLVEGGQK; this comes from the coding sequence TTGGTAATTGAAACTGAAAATCTTTCTAAAATATATGAAAATAATAAAGGCTGTAGGAATATAAATATATCTGTAGCTGAAGGGGAAATTTATGGGTTTTTAGGTCCTAATGGTGCAGGAAAAAGTACATTTATAAAGACCATTGTAGGATTACTATTTCCTACTTCAGGTACTGCACACATATTAGGCAAGCCTATAGGAAATATGGAAACAAAAAAAAAGATAGGCTACTTGCCTGAACTTTTTAAATATCAAGAATGGATGACAGGATTGGACCTCCTGTCCTTCCATTCCTCATTATACAAGCTTGACAAAAAAGCTTCTTTCACAAAAATAGAAGAAGTTCTTGAGATTGTCAATTTAAAAGGTGCAGAAAAAAGTAAAATAGGTACTTATAGCAAGGGAATGCAGCAGAGAATAGGAATTGCTAGCGCTCTTCTTTGCGACCCAGAGCTCCTTTTTTTAGATGAACCTACCTCTGCTCTAGACCCTATAGGTAGAAAAGAGGTTAGGGACATTATGTTAAAGTTAAAAAATATAGGTAAAACTGTATTTCTAAACAGTCATCTTTTAAGTGAAGTAGAGATGATTTGTGATAGCGCTGCCATTATCAGCAAAGGTAACATCATAAAGCAAGGAAAAATGAATGATCTTTTAGAAGGAAATACTATTTTAGATATTCATGTAGAAGATATAAATAATGAAATTTTAAATAAACTTGAAAAATTTGATGAAGATATGATATTTAATGGGAAAAACATTAAAATGCACGTAAAGGAAGATGATGAAATACACCAAATTGCATCACTAATTATAACAGGTGGAGGAAAATTATATGGACTTACTCCACATAGAGATAGTCTTGAAGACTTATTTATAAAACTTGTTGAAGGAGGTCAAAAATAA